Proteins from a genomic interval of Acinonyx jubatus isolate Ajub_Pintada_27869175 chromosome B4, VMU_Ajub_asm_v1.0, whole genome shotgun sequence:
- the TAMALIN gene encoding protein TAMALIN isoform X2, with protein MVTFVCRVHDSSPAQLAGLTPGDTIASVNGLNVEGIRHREIVDIIKASGNVLRLETLYGTSIRKAELEARLQYLKQTLYEKWGEYRSLMVQEQRLVHGLVVKDPSIYDTLESVRSCLYGAGLLPGSLPFGPLLAAPGGPRGGARRAGRDADDAVYHTCFFGGAEPPAPPPPPPPPTRAPGRGPAEALASAPRAALSRSASVRCAGPGGGGGGGGGGGAPGALWTEAREQALCGPGLRKAKYRSFRRRLLKFIPGLNRSLEEEESQL; from the exons ATGGTGACCTTTGTCTGCCGGGTTCATGACTCCAGCCCTGCCCAGCTGGCTGGGCTCACACCAG GGGACACCATCGCCAGCGTTAATGGCCTGAACGTGGAAGGTATCCGGCATCGAGAGATTGTTGACATCATTAAGGCGTCTGGCAATGTTCTCAG GCTGGAAACTCTGTATGGGACGTCAATCCGGAAGGCTGAATTGGAGGCACGTCTGCAGTACCTAAAG CAAACCCTGTATGAGAAGTGGGGAGAATACAGGTCCCTAATGGTCCAAGAGCAGCGGCTGGTGCACG GCCTGGTGGTGAAGGACCCGAGCATTTATGATACATTGGAGTCCGTGCGCTCCTGCCTGTACGGCGCGGGCCTGCTCCCGGGCTCGCTGCCCTTCGGCCCCCTGCTGGCCGCGCCCGGGGGTCCCCGCGGGGGCGCGCGGCGGGCTGGGCGCGACGCGGACGACGCCGTCTACCACACGTGCTTCTTCGGGGGCGCGGagccgcccgccccgccgccgccgcccccgccccccacccgcgCGCCGGGCCGGGGCCCCGCCGAGGCTCTGGCGTCCGCGCCCCGGGCCGCGCTGAGCCGCAGCGCCAGCGTGCGGTGCGCGGGccccgggggcggcggcggcggcggcggcggcggcggggcgccGGGCGCGCTCTGGACTGAGGCCCGCGAGCAGGCCCTGTGCGGCCCCGGCCTGCGCAAAGCCAAGTACCGCAGCTTCCGCCGGCGGCTGCTCAAGTTCATCCCCGGACTCAATcgctccctggaggaggaggagagccagctgtag